The following proteins are encoded in a genomic region of Flammeovirga pectinis:
- a CDS encoding proline dehydrogenase family protein translates to MVDTSTVNFENTQTAFAWRNNAELKQTYALFTMMHSPGLVKFGTSLLNMAFTLRLPIKTVVKMTLFKQFCGGENIEDSSETINKLGSYRIGSILDYSVEGAQNDKSFDKTEAEIIKTIIKSAQDENVPFSVFKLTGIAAVDLLEKVHAGEILSGDDELQWSKVVSRVKNLCKTAYEHNVRIFIDAEETWLQGPVDQLAYDMMRLYNRETAIVYNTYQMYLKSKFEQLKSDFDKAQEEGFILGVKLVRGAYMEKEGERALKMNYPNPIQVTKEATDRDYNAAISFILENNTGFALCAGSHNEKSNKLLVELMNKYGVADNNVNFFFAQLFGMSDHISFNLSKAGYNVAKYLPYGPVKEALPYLFRRAEENTSVAGQASRELTLVSTEIKRRNSEK, encoded by the coding sequence ATGGTGGACACATCTACAGTAAATTTCGAAAACACACAAACGGCTTTTGCATGGAGAAATAATGCAGAACTAAAGCAAACTTATGCATTGTTTACCATGATGCATTCTCCAGGTCTTGTGAAATTTGGCACTTCTCTTTTAAACATGGCTTTTACACTTAGGTTACCGATAAAAACCGTAGTGAAAATGACTCTGTTTAAACAGTTTTGTGGTGGAGAAAATATTGAGGATAGCTCAGAAACTATTAATAAATTAGGAAGCTATCGAATTGGTTCAATATTAGATTATTCTGTAGAAGGTGCACAAAATGATAAAAGCTTTGATAAAACCGAAGCAGAAATCATTAAAACAATCATAAAATCTGCCCAAGATGAAAATGTTCCTTTTTCTGTTTTTAAATTAACAGGTATTGCTGCTGTCGATTTACTTGAAAAAGTTCACGCTGGTGAAATTCTTAGTGGAGATGATGAACTTCAATGGAGTAAAGTAGTAAGTAGAGTTAAAAATCTCTGCAAAACTGCTTATGAGCATAATGTCAGAATTTTTATTGATGCGGAAGAAACATGGCTTCAAGGCCCTGTAGATCAATTAGCCTACGATATGATGCGCTTGTACAATAGAGAAACTGCTATTGTTTACAATACGTATCAAATGTATTTAAAAAGCAAATTTGAACAATTAAAAAGTGATTTTGATAAAGCTCAAGAAGAAGGTTTTATATTAGGTGTAAAGCTTGTTAGAGGAGCTTATATGGAGAAAGAAGGGGAAAGAGCTCTAAAGATGAACTACCCTAACCCTATCCAAGTTACAAAAGAAGCTACAGATAGAGATTATAATGCTGCCATTTCATTTATTCTGGAAAACAATACTGGTTTTGCACTATGTGCAGGTTCACACAATGAAAAAAGCAATAAATTACTCGTCGAATTAATGAATAAATATGGAGTTGCAGATAATAATGTAAATTTCTTTTTTGCTCAGCTTTTCGGAATGAGTGATCACATATCATTCAACTTATCAAAAGCAGGTTATAATGTTGCTAAGTATCTTCCTTACGGCCCTGTAAAAGAAGCTTTACCATATTTATTTAGAAGAGCTGAAGAAAATACATCTGTTGCCGGACAAGCTAGTAGAGAATTAACACTCGTATCAACTGAGATAAAAAGACGTAATTCTGAAAAATAA
- a CDS encoding nitroreductase family protein: MTSEISAIIKERRSFYPHEFIKGEIPKKDIDSILENANWAPNHGMTEPWRFFVFSGKGLQSSHVIAIIMQRGNNKKIPVLEEVEAVACAVQNMALTVTDLGYGAYWSTGGMVKFKEAKEFFGLREEDQLLGLFYIGKVVTTKKDSKRGAITDKVTWVNE, translated from the coding sequence ATGACAAGTGAAATTTCAGCAATAATAAAGGAGAGAAGATCGTTTTATCCGCATGAATTTATTAAAGGAGAAATTCCGAAAAAAGATATAGATAGTATACTTGAGAATGCAAATTGGGCTCCTAACCATGGGATGACAGAACCTTGGAGGTTTTTTGTGTTTTCAGGTAAAGGTTTACAATCATCTCATGTGATTGCCATAATTATGCAAAGAGGTAATAATAAAAAGATTCCTGTGCTAGAAGAAGTAGAAGCAGTTGCTTGTGCAGTACAGAACATGGCACTTACAGTCACTGATTTAGGTTACGGTGCGTATTGGAGTACAGGTGGAATGGTAAAGTTTAAGGAGGCAAAAGAATTTTTTGGTTTGAGAGAAGAAGATCAACTTTTAGGACTCTTTTATATTGGTAAAGTGGTAACTACAAAAAAAGATAGTAAAAGGGGAGCTATTACTGATAAAGTAACTTGGGTGAATGAATGA
- the trxA gene encoding thioredoxin, with the protein MGKAVEITDANFEEVVLKSDKPVLVDFWATWCGPCLMMAPVIDELAVELTDAVIGKLDVDANPQSAAKFGIRSIPTMLVFKNGEAVDKIIGAVAKNELEAKVSAQL; encoded by the coding sequence ATGGGAAAAGCAGTAGAAATCACAGATGCTAACTTCGAAGAAGTAGTATTAAAATCAGATAAACCAGTATTAGTAGACTTTTGGGCGACTTGGTGTGGACCTTGTCTTATGATGGCGCCAGTTATCGATGAATTAGCAGTTGAATTAACAGATGCTGTTATCGGTAAATTAGACGTTGATGCAAACCCTCAATCTGCAGCTAAATTTGGTATCCGTTCTATTCCAACAATGTTGGTATTCAAAAACGGAGAAGCAGTTGACAAAATTATTGGAGCAGTAGCTAAAAATGAGTTAGAAGCTAAAGTTTCTGCTCAGTTATAG
- a CDS encoding YebC/PmpR family DNA-binding transcriptional regulator, producing MGRAFEFRKGRKMKRWAHMAKAFTRLGKDIVIAIKEGGSSDPDSNSRLRAVLQNCKAENMPKDNIERAIKRATDKDTSNYEERLFEGYGPYGIAVLVETATDNNNRTVAAVRSYFTKTGGSLGTSGSVEFMFDHKCHFKIAKGDLDVEELELELIDFGAEEVFEEENDIMIYGEFQSFGSLQKALEEQKLEIISSGLERIPTVTKKLTPEEEEDVDKLLEKLEEDDDVQNVYHSMG from the coding sequence ATGGGAAGAGCATTTGAATTTAGAAAAGGGCGAAAAATGAAAAGATGGGCGCATATGGCTAAAGCTTTTACGCGCCTTGGTAAAGATATTGTAATTGCGATTAAGGAAGGTGGCTCTTCTGATCCAGATTCAAACTCTAGACTTCGTGCAGTTTTACAAAACTGTAAAGCGGAGAACATGCCGAAAGATAACATCGAGCGTGCTATAAAAAGAGCAACTGATAAAGATACATCTAATTACGAAGAAAGATTATTTGAAGGTTACGGCCCTTACGGTATTGCTGTATTAGTAGAAACTGCTACAGACAATAACAATAGAACTGTTGCTGCTGTTAGAAGTTACTTTACTAAAACAGGTGGTAGCTTAGGTACCTCTGGTTCTGTAGAATTTATGTTCGATCATAAATGTCATTTTAAGATTGCTAAAGGTGATCTTGATGTGGAGGAACTAGAATTAGAATTAATTGATTTTGGTGCTGAAGAAGTTTTTGAAGAAGAAAATGATATCATGATTTATGGTGAATTCCAAAGCTTTGGCTCTCTTCAAAAAGCATTAGAAGAACAAAAATTAGAAATTATTAGTTCTGGCTTAGAAAGAATACCAACGGTTACTAAAAAGCTTACCCCTGAAGAGGAAGAAGATGTTGATAAATTATTAGAAAAATTAGAAGAAGATGATGATGTACAAAATGTATATCACTCTATGGGATAA